Below is a window of Pseudodesulfovibrio sp. 5S69 DNA.
TCACCCCCCCGCAGTCGGCGGTCAGCCGGGCGAAGGGGGACGAGGACGCACCCTTGACGGCGTCGTCCCATACCGAGGCGGTGCCCGCCGCGTCCAGGCGGCCGGACAGGGCCATGACCAGGCCGTCGCCCCGGTTCGAAATGGAGACCCGCGCGTCGGTCAGGCTGCGGTTGTTCTTGGTCATGTGCTGTCGTCCCTTGTCGGAAATGGGGCCTTATGCCCGAACATATCGAATTGTCAGAATATCCGAGGCGGCGGGAAAAGAAAAGTCGTATGTGCGGGAGGAGAGTCCGCGGTCGGGCAAGGCACTTGACACAGGGTGAAAAGAATATTATTCCCTTATTTCATGAATAACAGAAAAATTGACAAACTGGATTTGGAAATCCTGAACATCCTTCAGGAAGACGGAAAGGTTTCCAATGCCGAAATAGCCCGGAAGGTCGGCAAGGCTCCTTCGGCCGTGCTCGAACGCGTGCGCAAGCTGAAGAAGAGCAGTATCATCAAGGGCTATGAATGTATTGTCAACCACAAAGCCCTGGGCCGGGGACTGACGGCCTTCACTTCCATCCGCGTGGAAGAGGGCGTGGGCGCCACCGAGGTCGGCCAGAAGCTGGCGGAATTCCCGGAGGTTCTGGAAGTTCATTATACCGCAGGGCGGGATTCGTACCTGGTCAAGGTCCGGGTGGAAGACACCGAGGCCTTGCAAGCGACGCTGGCGAAGTTCGGCACCATCGGGCCGGTCAGGGACACCAATTCGACCATTGTCCTGACCACGGTCAAGGAGTCACGGGTCATACCGCTACCCCACGAAAAAGACTAGAACACAAGGAGTCAACAATGTCCGCTACACCGACCTCCCTGGACCCGAGCATCATCACTCGGGGCAGGGAGTTTTTTACGTCCATTTCCGGCGAATCTCCTTCGGTTTTCAACAAAGGCTGGTGGACCGGAAAAGTCATGGACTGGGCCATGAAAAACGAAGATTTCAAGGTCCAAATGTTCAGATTCGTTGATGTTCTTCCGTACCTCAGTACGTCGGAGTCGCTTTCCCGCCATATCGAAGAATATTTCGCGGGCGAGGATTCCAACATTCCGGACGTGCTCAAGTGGGGGGCGACCAAGACCAAGTTCGGCGGCGGCCTGGTGGCCAAGGTCCTGAACAAGACCATCCGCTCCAACATCGAGTCCATGGCCCGCCAGTTCATCATCGGCCAGGAGGCCAAGGAGGCGGTCAAGGGCATCAAGAAGCTGCGCAAGGACGGCTTCGCCTTCGTCCTCGACCTGCTCGGCGAGGCCACCGTGTCCGAAGAGGAGTCCGCCGCCTACCGCGACGGCTACCTGGAGGTCCTGGACGCCATCCATAAGGAATTGGACAAGTGGAAGCCGCTGGGCGGCGGCGAGGGCGAGCTGGACTGGGGCAACGCCCCCAAGGTCAACGTGGCGGTCAAGCCCTCGGCCTTCTACTCCCAGTCCAAGCCCGTGGACATGGAGGGTACCGTGGACGGCATGGTCCACAGCATCGAGCCGGTCTACAGGAAGGTCATGGAGATGGGTGGCTTCATGTGCATCGACATGGAGCAGCTCAAGTACAAGGAGGCCACGGTGGAGCTGTACAAGCGGCTGCGCCTCAAGTACCCGGACTATCCGCACCTGGGCATCGTCTTCCAGGCCTACCTCAAGACCGTGGACGAGGACGTCCGCCAGCTCATCGATTGGGCCCGTGAAGTGAATCTCCCCATCTCCATCCGGCTGGTCAAGGGCGCCTACTGGGACTACGAAACCGTGCTGGCCAAGCAGAACGACTGGCCCGTGCCGGTCTGGACCCACAAGCCGGAGTCCGACATGGCCCACGAGCGCGTGGCCCGCTACATCCTCGAAAACCACGATATATGCCATTTCGCCTGCGCCTCGCACAACATCCGGACCATCTCGGCGGTCATGGAGAACGCGGCCGAGCTGAAGGTGCCCGAGGACCGCTACGAGTTCCAGGTCCTCTACGGCATGGCCGAGCCCGTGCGCAAGGGCCTCAAGAACGTGGCCAAGCGCGTGCGTCTCTACTGCCCCTACGGCGATCTGTTGCCCGGCATGGCCTATCTGGTCCGCCGCCTGCTCGAAAACACGGCCAACGAGTCCTTCCTCAAGCAGACCTTCGCCGACGAGGCGGACATGGACCGGCTCCTGGAGAACCCGGAGGAGACCCTGCGCCGCCAGTTGGAGGGCAAGTGCAAGACCGAGTCCGAGGAACAGGACGTACTGCCCCGGTTCAGGAACTTCCCGCCCTCGGACTTCACCATCCCGGCCGAGCGCGAGGCCTTCCCGGCATCCATCGCCAGGCTGCGCGCCGACATGGGCAAGCAGGTCCCGCTGTACATCAACGGCCGGGACGTGACCACGGACGACACCCTGGACTCCTACAACCCGGCCAACCCGGACGAGATCATCGGCTCCGTGTGCCAGGCGGGCGTGGCCGAGGTGGACAGCGCCGTGGAGGCCGCCCGCACGGCCTACTTCTCCTGGCGCGACGTGGCCCCGGAGGAGCGCGCGCAGGTCCTGCTCAGGGCCGCCGCACACCTCAAGGCCAACGTCCACGACATGGCCGCTCTCCAGGTCCTCGAAGTGGGCAAGCAGTGGGATCAGGCCCAGGCCGACGTGGGCGAGGCCATCGACTTCCTCGAATACTACGCCCGCGAGATGATCCGCCTGGGCAAGCCGCGCCGCATGGGCCGGGCCCCCGGCGAGATGAGCCATCTCTTCTACCAGGGCAAGGGCGTGGCCGCGGTCATCGCCCCCTGGAACTTCCCCATGGCCATCTCCGTGGGCATGGTCTCCGCGGCCATCGTCTGCGGCAACCCCGTGGTCTACAAGCCCGCCGGGTCCTCTTCCTGCGTGGGCCGGGCCCTGGTGGACATGTGGAAGGCCGCCGGACTGCCCGACGGCGTGTTCAACTACTGCCCCGGACGCGGTTCGGTCATGGGCGACCACCTGGTGGACCACCCGGACGTGGCCGTCATCGCCTTCACCGGCTCCATGGAAGTGGGCCTGCGCATCCAGCAGCGCGCGGCCGTGGCCCAGCCCGGCCAGGAGCAGTGCAAGCGGGTCATCGCCGAGATGGGCGGCAAGAACGCGACCATCATCGACGACGACGCCGACCTGGACGAGGCCGTGCTCGGCGTGCTCTATTCCGCCTTCGGGTTCCAGGGCCAGAAGTGCTCGGCCTGCTCGCGGGTCATCGTCCTGGACGCCATCTACGACCGCTTTGTCGGCCGCCTGACCCAGGCCGCCAAGTCCATCAAGCTCGGCCCGTCCGAGAACCCGGCCAACTACATGGGGCCGGTGGTGGACAAGGCCGCCCAGGAGAACGTCCTGCGTTACGTCAAGATCGCCGAGGAGGAGGGCAGGGTGCTGGTCAAGCGCAACGTGTCCGACGACCTCAAGGCCACCGGCGGCTGCTACGTGCCCCTGACCATCGTGGAGAACATCACCAAGGAACACCGCATCGCCCAGGAGGAGGTCTTCGGCCCCGTGCTCGCGGTCATGCGTGCCCAGGACATGGACGAGGCCCTGGACATCGCCAATTCCACCCGGTTCGCCCTGACCGGCGCCATCTACTCCCGCAGCCCGCACAACCTGGAGCGGGCCTACAGGGAGTTCCGCGTGGGCAACCTGTACCTGAACAAGTACTCCACCGGCGCGCTGGTCGAACGCCACGCCTTCGGCGGATTCAAGATGTCCGGTGTGGGCTCCAAGTCCGGCGGCCCGGACTACCTGCTCCAGTTCATGGACCCGCGCATCGTCTGCGAAAACACCATGCGTCGAGGCTTCGCCCCCATCGAGGAGGGCGACGACTGGTTGAGCTAGGCTGGCATTGCCGAACAATAAGAAGTCCCGCCGGGTGCGCCTGGCGGGACTTTTTTTACCCACATCCCCACATCCCTCCTGAATTTTTATGCCTGCTTCGGGTGAAGGGCCGAAAGGGATGGGGCTTTTTCGCGTCGCATGGAGGGAAAACGGGCGGCGGAAGCGTAAAACAGGAGGAGGCAGGACAACTTTTTTTTATTTTTTATTGGGTCGTCGAATTCGTGCTTTCGACTTTTTCAATCATTTTGCGAGCCTCGATTGTGAAACTGAGTGCATACTCAGTTTTCCCGATTTTTTTGACATAGTAGGATGTTACTCAGTATGAGGGAAAAAACTGAGTGAACACTCGGTTCGCTTGGGAAAAAAGGATCAAGGCATGAAGAAGAAGGAATCCATCCTCAAGGTCGCCACGTTCATGTTCGCGCACAAGGGGTTTGCGGACACGTCCGGGCAGGAACTTGCCCGCCTCACCGGGGTGGCCGAGGGGACGATATTCTACCACTTCAAGACCAAAGAGGGTCTGTTGCTGGCGATCCTGGAGAAAACCAGGGACGAGATAGTCGACCAGTTCGAGCGGTTCTTCGAGAACAGGCCGTTCAAGTCCGGTCTCGAGATGACGGAGGAGGTCATCTCATTCTATCTCTATCTGGCAGGCCTGATGGAGGACAAGTTCCTTTTGCTGCACCGCCACTTTCTCTACCAGTTCTCCGAGTCCAATCCGGAGTTCAGGGGGAACCTCGAGGATATCTACAATTGCCTCGTGGACATCTTCGAGAAGGCCATCGTGGCGGGCCTGGAGGACGGTTCCATCAGCCAGGAGATCCTTCCCAGGAAATCGGCGCTCATTCTGTTCACGATGGCTGATGGTCTGGTTCGGTTCAAAAACTACAACCTGTACGATGCGGGCGCGCTGTTCAACGAGTTGATGCGGGCGTGTCGCCGGATGCTGCAGGCGTAATGCAAGGAAGAGGCTGCATGCTTTCACGAATATTTCCCTTTATCGGTTGGTTCAA
It encodes the following:
- a CDS encoding TetR/AcrR family transcriptional regulator; this translates as MKKKESILKVATFMFAHKGFADTSGQELARLTGVAEGTIFYHFKTKEGLLLAILEKTRDEIVDQFERFFENRPFKSGLEMTEEVISFYLYLAGLMEDKFLLLHRHFLYQFSESNPEFRGNLEDIYNCLVDIFEKAIVAGLEDGSISQEILPRKSALILFTMADGLVRFKNYNLYDAGALFNELMRACRRMLQA
- a CDS encoding proline dehydrogenase family protein yields the protein MSATPTSLDPSIITRGREFFTSISGESPSVFNKGWWTGKVMDWAMKNEDFKVQMFRFVDVLPYLSTSESLSRHIEEYFAGEDSNIPDVLKWGATKTKFGGGLVAKVLNKTIRSNIESMARQFIIGQEAKEAVKGIKKLRKDGFAFVLDLLGEATVSEEESAAYRDGYLEVLDAIHKELDKWKPLGGGEGELDWGNAPKVNVAVKPSAFYSQSKPVDMEGTVDGMVHSIEPVYRKVMEMGGFMCIDMEQLKYKEATVELYKRLRLKYPDYPHLGIVFQAYLKTVDEDVRQLIDWAREVNLPISIRLVKGAYWDYETVLAKQNDWPVPVWTHKPESDMAHERVARYILENHDICHFACASHNIRTISAVMENAAELKVPEDRYEFQVLYGMAEPVRKGLKNVAKRVRLYCPYGDLLPGMAYLVRRLLENTANESFLKQTFADEADMDRLLENPEETLRRQLEGKCKTESEEQDVLPRFRNFPPSDFTIPAEREAFPASIARLRADMGKQVPLYINGRDVTTDDTLDSYNPANPDEIIGSVCQAGVAEVDSAVEAARTAYFSWRDVAPEERAQVLLRAAAHLKANVHDMAALQVLEVGKQWDQAQADVGEAIDFLEYYAREMIRLGKPRRMGRAPGEMSHLFYQGKGVAAVIAPWNFPMAISVGMVSAAIVCGNPVVYKPAGSSSCVGRALVDMWKAAGLPDGVFNYCPGRGSVMGDHLVDHPDVAVIAFTGSMEVGLRIQQRAAVAQPGQEQCKRVIAEMGGKNATIIDDDADLDEAVLGVLYSAFGFQGQKCSACSRVIVLDAIYDRFVGRLTQAAKSIKLGPSENPANYMGPVVDKAAQENVLRYVKIAEEEGRVLVKRNVSDDLKATGGCYVPLTIVENITKEHRIAQEEVFGPVLAVMRAQDMDEALDIANSTRFALTGAIYSRSPHNLERAYREFRVGNLYLNKYSTGALVERHAFGGFKMSGVGSKSGGPDYLLQFMDPRIVCENTMRRGFAPIEEGDDWLS
- a CDS encoding Lrp/AsnC family transcriptional regulator, translating into MNNRKIDKLDLEILNILQEDGKVSNAEIARKVGKAPSAVLERVRKLKKSSIIKGYECIVNHKALGRGLTAFTSIRVEEGVGATEVGQKLAEFPEVLEVHYTAGRDSYLVKVRVEDTEALQATLAKFGTIGPVRDTNSTIVLTTVKESRVIPLPHEKD